One window of Nocardia sp. NBC_00508 genomic DNA carries:
- a CDS encoding IPT/TIG domain-containing protein has protein sequence MPTIASLAPTSGPQPGGNSVVITGSGFSGVGPLTVRFGSVATTFTIDSDTRITATAPAGTGTVPVTVTALLGGTSNALPYTYVAVPFLTSISPAQGPAETTVTVNGSGLSGATGVNFGSTPATSFTVVSETEITAVVPLGTGIVPVTVTSPVGTSNALPYIYVVFPTLTSLSPTSGPPSGGNHVVITGTGFTGPTTVRFGSTATTFTIDSPTRITAIAPPGTGTVQVTVTTSASTSNALDYTYITTPTLISVSPNSGAAAGGNTVILTGTGFTGATAVNFGATAALSFSIDSDTQITATVPGGTGTADVTVTTIVGTSNPVSYTYIPAPTLTSVVPSSGPSTGGNPVILTGADLTGTTTVLFGATPAVEFVVVSDTQISAVAPAGTGVVDVTVATAGGSSGPVTYTYVPAPTLASILPDSGPESGGNTVTLTGTNLTGTTAVYFNGTPAISFTVVSDTQITAVVAAGTAGAVVVTDTTAGGTSNGVLYTYVAAPTLASVVPDSGPVTGGDTVVLRGTGFTGVTAVRFGATPATSFTVVSGTEISAIAPAGTGTVNVAVTATGGTSNPATYSYVSAPVLGSVVPASGPETGGNTVILTGTNLTGATAVHFDANTAIAFTVVSGTQIAAEVPAGTGIVDVTVTTAGGVSNPVTYTHAPVPGLTSIVPDSGPETGGNTVTVTGTNLAGAIGVHFNGTPAISFTAVSDTQITAVVPTGTGFVDVTVTTAGGTSNPVNYTYIPAPVLVSVVPGSGPEAGGNTVILTGANLTGATSVHFDGTPATSFTVVSDAEIAAVVPAGSGTDAVTVTTPGGVGNGVAYVYVPVPALASVVPGSGPETGGNTVILTGTNLAGATALEFAGTPAVSFVVVSDSQISAVVPAGTGSANVTVTTAGGVSDGVYTYVPAPTLAAVVPDSGPETGGNTVTLSGTGFTGATVVNFGLTPAVSFTVVSDTEISAVAPARTGTAAVTVTAVGGTSNAVLYTLVPAPSLAALIPDSGPETGGNTVSLVGSNFTGTTAVDFDGTAAISFTVVSDAEITAVVPAGTGMVAVTVTTAGGAGNGVAYVYVPAPTLTTVVPDSGPETGGNTVTLSGTGFTGATAVDFGANTAVSFVVVSDSQISAVVPAGTGTANVTVTTAGGVSDPVAYTYVPAPTLASIVPDSGPETGGNTVVLTGTGFTGATVVNFGPIPASSFTVVSDTEISAVAPARTGTAAVTVTAIGGTSNAVFYTFVPAPTLAAIVPDSGPETGGTTVTLNGTNFTGATAVHFGATPAISFTVVSDTEITAVAPAGTGAATVTVTTPGGSTEVTAVAPAGARTAAVAATLPGRASSAVSYVYVPAPALASVVPGSGPETGGNTVTLTGANLTGVTALDFDGTPAVSFTVVSDTEITAVAPAGTGAVNITVTTAGGISNSVVYAYVPAPTLAAVVPDSGPEAGGNAVVLTGTGFTSATVVNFGLTPASSFTVLSDTEISAVAPARTGTAAVTVTAIGGTSNAVLYTFVPAPSLVAVTPDSGPQAGGTTVTLTGTNLTDATAVHFGVIPATSFTVVSDTEITAVAPAGTGTVAVTVTTPGGVGNGVAYVYVAAPTLATVAPASGPENGGNTVTLSGTDFGSATAVDFGASAAVSFAVVSDTEISAVVPAGTGSVNTTVTTAGGVSDPVLYAYVPAPTLAAVVPDSGPETGGNTVILSGTGFTGATVVNFGLTPAVSFTVVSDTEIAAVAPARTGTAAVTVTAIGGTSNAVLYTFVPAPTLAAIVPDSGPETGGTTVTLTGTNLTGATAVHFGVIPATSFTVVSDTELSAVTPAGTGTVAVTVTTPGGVGNGVAYVYVPAPTLTMVAPDSGPETGGNTVTITGANLAGATEVTFGATAATSFTVVSDTEISAVAPAGTGTVAVSVTTTGGSSNGISYSYVLVPALDSVVPNSGPFTGGNTVSLIGTNLTGVTSVLFGAVAAGSFTVLSDTQISVAVPAGAGTVLVTVVSPTGTSNGVLYIYGGSPALLAVIPDLGPEAGGNTVVLQGDNFTGALAVDFGVTAATSFTVDSDAQITAVVPAGTGTVPVTVTNQFGIGNSVTYHYLGVPTLTSVDPDQGPTSGGNTITLTGTAFTGASGVEFGGTAAISFTVVSDTEITAVAPAGTGTAQVTVTTPGGTSNAATYVYVAAPTLATVAPASGPENGGNTVTLSGTDFGSATAVDFGASAAVSFAVVSDTEISAVVPAGTGSVNVTVTTAGGVSNGVLYAYVPAPTLASIVPDSGPETGGNTVVLTGTGFTGATVVNFGLTPAVSFTVVSDTEISAVAPARTAAAAVTVATIGGTSNAVLYTFVPASSLVAVAPDSGPQVGGNTVILTGTGFTGATAVRFGVIPATSFTVVSDTELSAVAPAGSGTAAVTVTTPGGASNGVFYVYVPAPTLTTVVPDSGPETGGNAVTLSGTGFTGATAVDFGASAAVSFAVVSDAEISAVVPAGTGLENVTVTTAGGVSNAVVYTYVPAPTLAAVVPDSGPEASGNAVVLTGTGFTGATVVNFGLTPAVSFTVVSDTEISAVAPARTGAAAVTVTAIGGTSNAVVYTFVPAPTLAAVIPDSGPETGGNTVTLAGVDLAGASAVDFDGTAAISFTVVSDTEITAVVPAGAGTVAVTVTTPGGASNGVSYVYVPAPALTSVVPDSGPETGGNTVTITGTGLSDTTALHFDGTPAVSFAVVSDSEISAVVPAGTGSVNVTVTTAGGTSNSVAYTYVPAPTLASIVPDSGPETGGNTVVLTGTGFTGSTVVNFGPIPASSFTVVSDTEISAVAPARTGTAAVTVTAIGGTSNAVLYTFVPAPTLASINPDSGPEAGGTPVTLTGTNFTGATAVHFGVIPATSFTVVSDTELGAVAPAGSGTVAVTVTTQGGASNGVAYVYVPAPALASVVPDSGPEAGGNTVTLTGADLTSATAVDFDGTPAVSFAVVSDSQITAVAPAGTGSANVTVTTTGGTSIGASYTYVPAPTLAAVIPDSGPETGGNAVVLTGTGFTGATVVSFGLTTAVSFTVVSDTEISAVAPARTGAAAVTVTAIGGTSNAVLYTFVRAPSLVAVAPDSGPQAGGTTVTLTGTNLTGATAVRFGGTAAISFTVVSDTEITAVAPAGTGTVAVTVTTPGGVGNGVAYAYVPAPTLASVAPTSGPETGGNTVTLTGTNLTNSTAVHFGAVSSAFTVVSDSEISVTAPPGAGAVGVTVTTAGGTSAPVVYAYVPAPTLASVVPDSGPTTGGNTVILTGTGFTSATSVNVGANTAVSFAVVSDSQISAVIPAEVAGTVTVKVTATGGTSNGVLYTYIPAPTLTAVVPNSGPVTGGTSVVLDGTGFTGASSVRFGATPAISYTVVSDTQISAVVPAGTAGAVAVTVTTVGGVSNGVVYTYVAAPTLTSVVPGSGPVAGGNTVTLSGAKLTGTTVVRFGANTAVSFTVVSDSQINAVVPAGTAGPVAVTATTAGGTSNGVVYTYVAAPTLTSVSPSSGPAAGGNTVTLSGAKLTGTTAVRFGANTAVSFTVVSDSQISAVVPAGTAGPVAVTVTTVGGASNGVVYTYVAAPTLASVAPSSGPLAGGNTVTLIGTGFTGASAVSFGATPATSFTVISGTQISAVVPARAAGSAAVTVTTVGGTSNGVLYTYVPVPTLTSVVSNSGPAAGGNTVTLTGTGFTGASAVNFGTTPATSFTVISGTQISAVVPARAAGSAAVTVTTVGGTSNGVLYTHLAPPTLTQLSPNNGSVSGGNTITLTGTNFTGATAVRFGTKAATSFTITSSTRIRATVPSGTGVVAVTVTGPGGTSNGLSYTYHT, from the coding sequence ATGCCTACTATTGCTTCGCTCGCACCGACTTCGGGGCCGCAGCCCGGTGGCAATAGCGTGGTGATAACCGGCTCAGGGTTCAGTGGTGTTGGTCCTTTGACGGTGCGTTTCGGCTCGGTCGCGACCACGTTCACCATAGACTCCGATACTCGAATCACGGCCACTGCTCCCGCCGGAACCGGCACGGTGCCGGTTACCGTCACCGCGCTGCTGGGTGGCACGAGCAACGCATTGCCCTACACCTATGTCGCGGTTCCTTTTCTGACCTCGATCAGTCCTGCCCAAGGGCCTGCCGAGACCACGGTTACTGTCAATGGTTCAGGTCTGTCCGGCGCGACCGGGGTGAATTTCGGTAGCACTCCGGCGACGTCGTTCACCGTCGTGTCGGAGACCGAGATCACCGCGGTGGTTCCGCTGGGGACCGGCATAGTTCCGGTGACCGTCACCTCTCCGGTCGGGACGAGCAACGCACTGCCGTACATCTATGTCGTATTTCCCACGCTCACTTCGCTATCACCGACCTCAGGGCCACCGTCCGGGGGCAATCATGTGGTGATCACCGGCACCGGCTTCACTGGTCCCACCACGGTGCGGTTCGGTTCGACCGCGACGACCTTCACCATCGATTCCCCGACGCGGATCACCGCGATCGCTCCGCCCGGGACGGGTACGGTGCAGGTCACCGTCACCACGTCAGCCAGTACCAGTAACGCGCTGGACTACACCTACATCACCACGCCGACACTGATCTCGGTCAGCCCGAACTCCGGCGCGGCGGCAGGCGGCAACACCGTCATCCTCACCGGCACCGGATTCACCGGAGCTACCGCGGTGAATTTCGGTGCGACGGCAGCACTTTCCTTCAGCATCGATTCCGATACCCAGATCACCGCCACAGTGCCGGGCGGCACCGGCACAGCCGACGTCACCGTCACGACCATCGTCGGCACCAGTAATCCCGTCTCCTACACCTACATCCCAGCACCGACACTCACCTCGGTGGTCCCGAGTTCCGGCCCTTCGACGGGCGGCAACCCCGTCATCCTGACCGGCGCCGACCTGACCGGCACGACCACCGTCCTTTTCGGCGCCACCCCGGCGGTCGAGTTCGTGGTGGTGTCGGACACGCAGATCAGCGCCGTGGCGCCTGCGGGCACCGGGGTCGTCGATGTCACCGTTGCCACCGCGGGCGGCTCGAGCGGCCCGGTGACCTACACCTACGTCCCGGCGCCCACGCTCGCCTCGATCCTCCCCGACTCGGGGCCCGAGTCCGGCGGCAACACCGTCACCCTGACCGGCACCAACCTCACCGGTACCACCGCCGTGTATTTCAATGGGACACCGGCGATCTCGTTCACCGTCGTCTCCGACACCCAGATCACCGCCGTGGTGGCCGCAGGGACCGCGGGAGCCGTCGTCGTCACGGACACCACCGCGGGTGGCACCAGCAACGGGGTCCTCTACACCTATGTCGCCGCACCGACACTCGCGTCGGTGGTCCCCGATTCCGGGCCGGTCACCGGCGGTGACACGGTCGTGCTCAGGGGCACCGGATTCACCGGCGTCACCGCTGTCCGCTTCGGCGCCACCCCTGCGACTTCCTTCACGGTGGTCTCCGGCACCGAGATCAGCGCCATCGCCCCCGCAGGCACCGGCACAGTGAACGTCGCCGTCACCGCGACAGGCGGCACCAGCAACCCGGCGACCTACAGCTACGTTTCCGCACCGGTACTCGGCTCAGTGGTGCCGGCCTCCGGTCCGGAAACCGGCGGCAACACGGTCATCCTCACCGGCACCAACCTCACCGGAGCCACTGCCGTCCATTTCGACGCGAATACCGCGATCGCTTTCACCGTCGTCTCCGGCACCCAGATCGCCGCCGAGGTGCCCGCGGGAACGGGCATCGTCGATGTCACCGTCACCACTGCGGGCGGCGTCAGTAACCCCGTGACCTACACCCATGCCCCGGTACCCGGCCTCACCTCGATCGTCCCCGACTCCGGCCCCGAGACCGGCGGTAATACCGTCACCGTCACCGGCACCAATCTTGCCGGTGCTATCGGCGTGCATTTCAATGGGACACCGGCGATCTCATTCACCGCTGTCTCCGACACCCAGATCACCGCCGTTGTCCCCACAGGTACCGGCTTTGTCGACGTCACCGTCACCACCGCCGGCGGTACCAGCAACCCGGTGAACTACACCTACATCCCGGCACCGGTTCTCGTGTCGGTCGTCCCCGGCTCCGGGCCCGAGGCGGGTGGCAACACTGTCATCCTGACCGGTGCAAACCTCACCGGCGCCACCTCCGTGCACTTCGATGGGACACCGGCCACATCCTTTACGGTGGTGTCGGATGCCGAGATCGCCGCGGTCGTGCCTGCCGGGAGCGGCACGGACGCGGTCACCGTTACCACTCCGGGTGGCGTCGGCAATGGTGTTGCCTACGTGTATGTTCCGGTGCCCGCACTCGCCTCGGTGGTTCCCGGCTCCGGACCGGAGACGGGCGGCAACACGGTGATCCTCACCGGCACGAACCTGGCCGGTGCGACGGCTCTCGAATTCGCTGGAACACCAGCGGTGTCGTTCGTCGTGGTCTCCGATTCGCAGATCAGTGCGGTGGTGCCTGCGGGGACCGGGTCGGCGAATGTCACTGTGACCACGGCGGGTGGTGTCAGTGATGGGGTCTACACCTATGTTCCGGCGCCGACTCTCGCTGCGGTGGTGCCGGATTCGGGTCCGGAGACCGGGGGTAACACGGTCACCCTGAGTGGTACGGGATTCACTGGTGCGACTGTCGTGAATTTCGGTCTCACTCCGGCGGTGTCGTTCACGGTGGTGTCGGATACCGAGATATCCGCGGTCGCTCCTGCGCGGACGGGTACAGCGGCGGTGACCGTGACGGCTGTCGGCGGTACGAGTAACGCTGTCCTGTACACGCTTGTTCCCGCTCCGTCCCTGGCCGCACTGATCCCGGATTCGGGTCCGGAGACCGGTGGCAACACTGTCAGCCTTGTTGGCAGCAACTTCACCGGTACCACGGCGGTGGACTTCGATGGGACAGCGGCGATTTCCTTCACGGTGGTCTCCGATGCCGAGATCACCGCGGTCGTGCCTGCCGGGACCGGCATGGTCGCGGTCACTGTGACGACGGCGGGTGGTGCCGGCAATGGTGTGGCCTACGTCTATGTTCCGGCGCCGACACTGACCACGGTGGTTCCGGATTCCGGTCCGGAGACCGGAGGTAACACGGTCACCCTGAGTGGTACGGGATTCACTGGTGCGACTGCGGTGGATTTCGGTGCGAATACGGCGGTGTCATTCGTCGTGGTCTCCGATTCGCAGATCAGTGCGGTGGTGCCTGCGGGCACCGGTACGGCGAATGTCACTGTGACCACGGCGGGTGGTGTCAGTGATCCGGTGGCCTACACCTATGTTCCGGCGCCCACACTGGCCTCGATCGTTCCTGACTCGGGCCCCGAGACCGGTGGCAATACTGTTGTCTTGACCGGTACCGGATTCACCGGTGCGACTGTGGTGAATTTCGGCCCCATCCCGGCGAGTTCGTTCACGGTGGTGTCGGACACCGAGATATCGGCGGTCGCTCCCGCGCGGACCGGCACGGCGGCGGTGACCGTCACCGCTATCGGTGGCACCAGCAATGCTGTCTTCTACACGTTCGTCCCGGCGCCGACGCTGGCCGCGATCGTCCCCGACTCCGGGCCGGAGACCGGCGGCACCACCGTCACCCTGAACGGCACCAACTTCACCGGTGCCACGGCAGTGCATTTCGGCGCGACACCGGCCATATCCTTCACGGTGGTCTCCGACACCGAGATCACCGCGGTCGCCCCCGCGGGCACCGGCGCAGCTACGGTCACGGTCACTACTCCGGGTGGCTCCACCGAGGTCACGGCGGTCGCTCCTGCGGGCGCACGCACAGCCGCGGTCGCTGCCACCCTCCCGGGGCGAGCCAGCAGCGCTGTTTCGTACGTCTACGTCCCGGCGCCCGCACTCGCCTCGGTGGTTCCCGGCTCCGGACCGGAGACCGGAGGTAACACGGTCACCCTCACCGGCGCGAACCTCACCGGTGTGACGGCTCTCGATTTCGATGGGACACCGGCGGTGTCGTTCACCGTCGTGTCGGACACCGAGATCACCGCAGTCGCTCCCGCCGGAACAGGGGCGGTGAATATCACTGTCACGACTGCCGGCGGTATCAGCAACTCGGTGGTCTACGCTTATGTTCCGGCGCCGACTCTCGCTGCGGTGGTTCCGGATTCGGGTCCGGAGGCCGGTGGCAATGCTGTTGTTTTGACCGGTACGGGATTCACCAGTGCGACTGTTGTGAATTTCGGTCTCACTCCGGCGAGCTCGTTCACGGTGTTGTCGGATACCGAGATATCGGCGGTCGCTCCCGCGCGTACCGGCACAGCGGCGGTGACCGTGACCGCTATCGGCGGTACCAGTAACGCCGTCCTGTACACGTTCGTCCCGGCACCGAGCCTCGTTGCGGTGACTCCGGATTCGGGACCGCAGGCTGGCGGCACCACCGTCACCCTGACCGGCACCAATCTCACCGATGCGACGGCGGTGCACTTCGGCGTCATACCGGCTACGTCCTTCACGGTGGTCTCCGACACCGAGATAACCGCGGTCGCCCCCGCCGGGACCGGCACGGTCGCGGTCACTGTCACGACCCCGGGTGGTGTCGGCAACGGTGTTGCCTACGTCTATGTCGCGGCACCCACACTCGCCACGGTGGCTCCCGCCTCGGGGCCGGAGAACGGCGGCAATACGGTCACCCTGAGTGGCACGGACTTCGGCTCCGCGACCGCGGTGGATTTCGGTGCGAGCGCGGCGGTGTCGTTCGCCGTGGTGTCGGACACCGAGATCAGTGCGGTCGTGCCTGCGGGGACGGGCTCGGTGAATACCACCGTGACCACGGCCGGTGGTGTCAGTGATCCGGTGCTCTACGCCTATGTTCCGGCGCCGACTCTCGCTGCGGTGGTTCCGGATTCTGGTCCGGAGACCGGGGGTAACACGGTCATCCTGAGTGGTACGGGATTCACCGGTGCGACTGTTGTGAATTTCGGTCTCACTCCGGCGGTGTCGTTCACGGTGGTGTCGGATACCGAGATTGCTGCGGTCGCTCCCGCGCGGACGGGTACAGCGGCGGTGACGGTGACCGCTATCGGCGGTACTAGTAATGCTGTCCTGTACACGTTCGTCCCGGCGCCGACCCTGGCCGCGATCGTTCCCGACTCAGGGCCGGAGACGGGTGGCACCACCGTCACCCTGACCGGCACCAACCTCACCGGTGCGACGGCGGTGCACTTCGGCGTCATACCGGCTACGTCCTTCACGGTGGTGTCGGATACCGAGCTCAGCGCGGTCACTCCCGCCGGGACCGGCACGGTCGCGGTCACTGTCACGACCCCGGGTGGTGTCGGCAATGGTGTTGCCTACGTCTACGTCCCGGCACCCACACTCACCATGGTGGCCCCGGACTCCGGTCCGGAAACAGGTGGCAACACCGTCACTATCACCGGAGCCAACCTTGCAGGTGCGACCGAGGTCACCTTCGGCGCCACCGCAGCGACATCCTTCACCGTTGTTTCGGATACCGAGATCAGTGCTGTCGCCCCCGCGGGTACCGGCACGGTCGCGGTCAGCGTGACGACCACCGGCGGCAGCAGCAACGGCATCTCCTACAGCTACGTCCTCGTCCCCGCCCTCGATTCGGTCGTCCCGAATTCGGGTCCGTTCACGGGAGGCAACACCGTCTCCCTCATCGGCACCAACCTCACCGGTGTCACTTCGGTTCTTTTCGGTGCGGTCGCGGCAGGCTCATTCACCGTCCTGTCCGATACTCAGATCAGCGTCGCAGTCCCCGCAGGCGCCGGAACAGTGCTGGTCACCGTCGTCTCGCCGACCGGCACCAGTAACGGAGTCCTCTACATTTACGGCGGATCCCCCGCCCTCCTGGCAGTGATCCCCGACCTGGGCCCCGAAGCCGGCGGCAACACGGTCGTACTTCAAGGCGACAACTTCACCGGGGCCCTCGCGGTGGATTTCGGCGTCACCGCGGCGACGTCCTTTACCGTCGACTCCGATGCCCAGATCACGGCCGTCGTCCCCGCCGGGACCGGAACGGTGCCGGTGACGGTGACGAATCAGTTCGGCATCGGCAACAGTGTCACGTACCACTACCTCGGAGTTCCTACCCTCACCTCGGTCGACCCGGACCAGGGCCCAACATCCGGTGGCAACACGATCACGCTGACGGGCACCGCATTCACCGGGGCCAGTGGGGTCGAATTCGGTGGGACAGCGGCGATTTCCTTCACGGTGGTCTCCGACACCGAGATCACCGCGGTCGCCCCGGCAGGCACTGGCACAGCCCAGGTCACCGTCACCACCCCGGGTGGCACCAGCAACGCCGCGACCTATGTCTACGTCGCGGCACCCACACTCGCCACGGTGGCTCCCGCCTCGGGGCCGGAGAACGGCGGCAATACGGTCACCCTGAGTGGCACGGACTTCGGCTCCGCGACCGCGGTGGATTTCGGTGCGAGCGCGGCGGTGTCGTTCGCCGTGGTGTCGGACACCGAGATCAGTGCGGTCGTGCCTGCGGGGACGGGCTCGGTGAATGTCACGGTCACGACTGCGGGTGGTGTCAGCAATGGTGTCCTCTACGCCTATGTCCCAGCACCTACACTCGCCTCGATCGTGCCTGACTCGGGTCCCGAGACCGGTGGCAATACTGTTGTCTTGACCGGTACCGGATTCACTGGTGCGACTGTTGTGAATTTCGGTCTCACTCCGGCGGTGTCGTTCACGGTGGTGTCGGATACCGAGATATCCGCGGTCGCTCCCGCGCGGACCGCTGCGGCGGCGGTGACCGTGGCGACTATCGGCGGCACCAGTAATGCTGTCCTGTACACGTTTGTCCCGGCATCGAGCCTCGTTGCGGTGGCTCCGGATTCGGGACCGCAGGTTGGCGGCAACACCGTCATCCTGACGGGTACGGGATTCACCGGTGCGACAGCCGTGCGTTTCGGCGTCATACCGGCTACGTCCTTCACGGTGGTGTCGGATACCGAGCTCAGTGCGGTCGCCCCTGCTGGGAGTGGCACGGCCGCGGTCACTGTCACGACCCCGGGTGGCGCCAGTAATGGTGTCTTCTACGTCTACGTCCCGGCACCCACACTCACCACGGTGGTTCCGGATTCCGGGCCGGAGACCGGAGGTAACGCGGTAACCCTGAGTGGTACGGGGTTCACTGGCGCGACCGCGGTGGATTTCGGTGCGAGCGCGGCGGTGTCGTTCGCCGTGGTGTCGGACGCTGAGATCAGTGCGGTCGTGCCTGCGGGGACGGGTTTGGAGAATGTCACTGTCACGACCGCGGGTGGTGTCAGCAACGCGGTGGTCTACACCTATGTTCCGGCGCCGACTCTCGCTGCGGTGGTTCCGGATTCGGGTCCGGAGGCCAGTGGCAATGCTGTTGTTTTGACCGGTACGGGATTCACTGGTGCGACTGTCGTGAATTTCGGTCTCACTCCGGCGGTGTCGTTCACGGTGGTGTCGGATACCGAGATATCCGCGGTCGCTCCCGCGCGGACGGGCGCGGCAGCGGTGACCGTGACGGCTATCGGCGGTACGAGTAACGCTGTCGTCTACACGTTCGTTCCGGCACCGACTCTCGCCGCGGTGATCCCGGATTCGGGTCCGGAGACCGGTGGCAACACGGTCACTCTTGCCGGTGTCGATCTCGCCGGGGCGAGCGCGGTTGATTTCGATGGGACAGCGGCGATTTCCTTCACGGTGGTCTCCGATACCGAGATCACCGCGGTCGTGCCTGCCGGGGCCGGCACGGTCGCGGTGACCGTGACGACCCCGGGTGGTGCCAGCAATGGTGTCTCCTACGTCTACGTCCCGGCACCGGCCCTCACATCGGTGGTTCCCGATTCCGGTCCGGAGACGGGTGGCAATACCGTTACTATCACCGGCACTGGCCTTTCGGATACGACTGCCCTCCACTTCGATGGGACACCGGCGGTGTCGTTCGCTGTGGTGTCGGACAGCGAGATCAGTGCGGTCGTGCCTGCGGGGACGGGCTCGGTGAATGTCACAGTCACCACGGCCGGAGGCACCAGCAACTCGGTGGCCTACACCTATGTTCCGGCGCCCACACTGGCCTCGATCGTTCCTGACTCGGGTCCCGAGACCGGTGGCAATACTGTTGTTTTGACCGGTACGGGATTCACCGGTTCGACTGTCGTGAATTTTGGTCCCATCCCGGCGAGCTCGTTCACGGTGGTGTCGGATACCGAGATATCCGCCGTCGCTCCCGCGCGGACGGGCACAGCGGCGGTGACCGTGACGGCTATCGGCGGTACTAGTAACGCTGTCCTGTACACCTTCGTCCCGGCGCCGACTCTCGCCTCCATCAACCCGGACTCTGGTCCGGAGGCCGGTGGCACCCCAGTGACCCTGACCGGCACCAACTTCACCGGTGCGACGGCGGTGCACTTCGGCGTCATACCGGCTACGTCCTTCACGGTGGTGTCGGATACCGAGCTCGGTGCGGTCGCCCCTGCTGGGAGCGGCACGGTCGCGGTCACAGTGACGACCCAGGGTGGTGCCAGTAATGGTGTTGCCTACGTCTACGTCCCGGCGCCGGCACTTGCCTCGGTGGTGCCCGATTCGGGCCCGGAGGCGGGCGGTAATACGGTCACCCTGACCGGTGCCGACCTCACCAGCGCGACTGCGGTGGATTTCGACGGGACACCCGCGGTCTCGTTCGCCGTGGTCTCCGATTCGCAGATCACTGCGGTGGCTCCTGCCGGAACGGGCTCGGCGAATGTCACCGTCACCACCACCGGGGGCACGAGCATCGGCGCCTCCTACACCTATGTTCCGGCGCCGACTCTCGCTGCAGTGATCCCGGATTCGGGTCCGGAGACCGGTGGCAATGCTGTTGTCTTGACCGGTACAGGATTCACTGGTGCGACTGTTGTGAGTTTCGGTCTCACTACGGCGGTGTCGTTTACCGTGGTGTCGGATACCGAGATATCGGCGGTCGCTCCCGCGCGGACGGGCGCGGCGGCGGTGACCGTGACGGCTATCGGCGGTACTAGTAACGCTGTCCTGTACACGTTCGTCCGGGCACCGAGCCTCGTTGCGGTGGCTCCGGATTCGGGACCGCAGGCTGGCGGCACCACCGTCACCCTGACCGGCACCAACCTCACCGGTGCGACAGCCGTGCGATTCGGTGGGACAGCGGCGATTTCCTTCACGGTGGTCTCCGACACCGAGATCACCGCGGTCGCCCCCGCCGGGACCGGCACGGTCGCGGTCACTGTCACGACCCCGGGTGGTGTCGGCAATGGTGTCGCCTACGCCTACGTCCCAGCACCGACTCTCGCGTCGGTGGCGCCAACTTCCGGTCCCGAGACGGGCGGCAACACGGTGACCCTGACCGGCACCAACCTCACCAACTCGACCGCGGTGCATTTCGGTGCGGTGTCCTCGGCGTTCACGGTTGTCTCCGACAGCGAGATCAGCGTCACCGCCCCTCCGGGAGCCGGGGCCGTCGGCGTCACCGTCACCACCGCGGGTGGCACGAGCGCCCCGGTCGTCTATGCCTACGTCCCGGCACCGACACTCGCGTCGGTGGTCCCGGATTCAGGTCCGACCACAGGTGGCAACACCGTCATCCTCACGGGCACCGGATTCACCAGTGCGACCTCGGTGAACGTCGGTGCGAACACAGCGGTTTCCTTCGCCGTCGTCTCGGATTCCCAGATCAGTGCCGTGATTCCCGCCGAGGTCGCCGGGACGGTCACCGTCAAAGTCACCGCAACGGGCGGCACCAGCAACGGCGTCCTCTACACCTACATCCCGGCGCCGACACTGACCGCGGTGGTCCCGAACTCGGGACCCGTAACCGGCGGCACCAGCGTCGTGCTCGACGGCACGGGATTCACGGGTGCGAGCTCCGTCCGCTTCGGCGCGACTCCGGCGATCTCCTATACCGTCGTTTCCGACACCCAGATCAGTGCCGTGGTGCCCGCGGGAACGGCGGGGGCGGTCGCGGTCACGGTTACCACCGTGGGCGGCGTCAGCAACGGTGTGGTCTACACCTACGTTGCCGCACCCACTCTCACGTCGGTTGTTCCGGGTTCGGGTCCGGTTGCGGGTGGCAACACCGTCACCCTCAGTGGCGCCAAGCTCACCGGAACCACCGTCGTGCGCTTCGGTGCGAATACTGCTGTTTCTTTCACTGTGGTTTCGGATTCCCAGATCAATGCGGTGGTGCCCGCGGGGACGGCGGGGCCGGTCGCGGTCACGGCTACTACTGCGGGTGGCACCAGCAATGGTGTGGTCTACACCTACGTTGCCGCACCCACTCTCACGTCGGTGTCCCCGAGCTCCGGTCCGGCCGCGGGAGGCAACACCGTCACCCTCAGTGGCGCCAAGCTCACCGGAACCACGGCCGTGCGCTTCGGTGCGAATACTGCTGTTTCTTTCACTGTGGTTTCGGATTCCCAGATCAGTGCGGTGGTCCCGGCCGGGACGGCGGGGCCGGTCGCGGTCACGGTTACCACCGTGGGCGGCGCCAGCAATGGTGTGGTCTACACCTACGTTGCCGCGCCGACTCTCGCGTCGGTGGCCCCGAGCTCGGGTCCCCTTGCGGGCGGGAACACCGTCACTCTCATCGGCACGGGCTTCACGGGTGCCAGTGCCGTGAGCTTCGGTGCGACTCCGGCGACTTCCTTTACGGTGATCTCCGGAACCCAGATCTCCGCTGTCGTCCCGGCCCGGGCGGCCGGATCGGCCGCGGTCACCGTCACCACGGTGGGCGGCACCAGCAACGGTGTCCTCTATACGTACGTCCCCGTGCCCACACTCACCTCGGTCGTCTCGAATTCGGGTCCGGCTGCGGGAGGCAACACCGTCACGCTTACCGGCACGGGCTTCACGGGTGCCAGTGCCGTGAACTTCGGCACCACTCCGGCGACCTCCTTCACGGTGATCTCCGGAACCCAGATCTCCGCTGTCGTCCCGGCCCGGGCCGCCGGATCGGCCGCGGTCACCGTCACCACGGTGGGCGGCACCAGCAACGGCGTCCTCTACACCCATCTTGCCCCGCCGACGCTCACCCAGCTCAGCCCGAACAATGGGTCCGTCTCCGGCGGCAACACGATCACCCTCACCGGCACGAACTTCACCGGCGCGACTGCTGTGCGCTTCGGTACGAAGGCGGCGACATCGTTCACCATCACCTCCAGCACCCGGATCAGGGCCACAGTGCCTTCCGGGACGGGCGTCGTCGCCGTCACGGTCACCGGCCCGGGCGGCACCAGCAACGGCCTCTCGTACACCTACCACACTTGA